A region of the Mytilus galloprovincialis chromosome 1, xbMytGall1.hap1.1, whole genome shotgun sequence genome:
attatttttgagatacgacgCAACATCTAAAAAAACCCTccttcttttttacaaaatactcaataactcaaaaatgaaattttgaatcatcactaaaaagtatacagatctttagattaatacaaaaaagactattaaaatgaatataactaagaagtgtttaaactTTTAAGctataatcaagaatcgtttttgagatacggtgcgacatgtgaaacccccccccgttctagttacaaagtgccgtaactcaaaaagtattaatcttattttcaccaaaaagtatacagatcattttacAATCATAAGAAAACAACTATatgaagtttcatgaaatttagataagtcatTTTCAAGTTACAGGGCGACATGTTTACgtcggacagacagacggacagacaccggacatttgtataccataatacgtcccgtcaaaattttgacgggcgtataaaaactgtaCGTACATGAATATGAATATATACTGAGACTGTCACAAGAACTATTCAAAACATATttctgtttaggggccagttgaagccTGTCTCCCGGTGCAGGTACAGTATTTTCTCACGGagttgaagacctgttgatggcCTTAGTATGTTTTCtgctttggtcaggttgttgtctctttgatacattccctgtttccattctctgttttatttttagctttttagtatcaaaatttctttggattatatatttttttcatatttgaaagcGGTACATAGACCTATTGTTGCTAACCTCTAAGTCATTTGGTTTTATGTAGATTAAAAGTTTTCTCATTGGTTATAATACCACATCTCAATCCTTATATATCCTTTTATAAATATCATCACACTATTCAGAATAACATTAACAAATCAAATGACAAGAATTTGTCTACATGTATCTGCCTCACTAGAACCATTTGTTTCTGTATCTACATCAGAATTGTATGATTATAACCTGGGAGATTAATTAAAGATGAAGAGACAACTGATTGAAGAAGTATGGTAATATCTTTTTACATCTACTTTTCATcaattgattttttgttgttgtctcttAAGATTTCAATCTTTTTGATCAGAGTTAATTATAGATAGCTTATCATGAAAGGATAGATGAACATGCAAAAGCCTGATTTTATTTGCAATCAGATGTATGTTTCATCCGTAATTGATTGCTTCCATCATCATTGAAAAATGGAAATAACTCCTAAGGAAGTTAAAATAGAGACTCACTCAACAATTGATCCCAAATTGATTGACATAAAGGCAAACAGGGTTTAAAAGATCATTCATCatgtaaaatttcataaagacTTGTTAAATTTGAATAATTTCCCCTTTCAGAATTAGGAATTTCGTAATTTTTCAACTGTATACACTATAATGAGAATTGATAtcaaagaaatgcactacaactAGTACATGTACATAACAGTTCAGTTCAGTTTCTCTTAAAAGTCAGAATAATATAAAACTTGATTCTTGGTCCATAGGGATCAATAAATGTATGCATTTGTCATTTACAGAGGCGATGAATACTGGATATGTCACTGGTCAGTACATATACTTGGGAATCTTTATACAGGGTCTAAAATCACTGCTTTTCTTTTAAGATTGAAAAGATTCAGCATATTCTTTCAGaggaaaagaaattttaaaagacaaatcagTATTTTAGAAAACACTTGTGGCTAGTAAAgaccatgaataataatgaacatatatataattcACACAATAAGACAAAACATCCTAACAAAGTAAGAAAGATACTGATCAAATAAATTTGTGACAACTAGACTTCCCTAGATACAAGTATAAGATATAGGAGCCTTTGGTGGCCTAAAAAAGAACAACATTCAAACTTCTTAGATACTTCAATTTGAGCCAAATATCTATGTTTCTGTTTAATTTATCAGTAGGACATTAGATATAAAGTTAATTATCTTATGTGTAAATATCTTATTTAACATGGTAACCATTAGTTTTCTCACACAGGTATACAAACTACCGTACCTATTATTTCTTTGTTTGTGGTGATTGTGTCTCACTTCTTGGAGTTGTTCGTGCTTTCTTCACATTACATAACCACTTGATAATTCTTGCATTTTTCTCTACTATAGAAGTCTGAACAGAATTTCTTTCCTTCAATTCTTTGTCTTTTTCCTTATCTCCTATTGAGGCTTCACTACATGTACTCCGCTCTGCAGAGTCTATAGAACTAATACTTTCAAACAATTCATCATCATTCACATGCATGATCTGAAACTTATGACGCATTCTCTCCAATATACTACTTTCAAGTCCCATTTCATTGAAAAATCGTTCCACCTCAGTGCTAGTTCTTGAAACTCGTGAACTCAAGTCAGAGAAATCTGAACTGTTTCTTGACCATCGTCCACTAAGATCCGACTGAGAGCGATGCAATGGTTTCTTTTTCCTTCTAACCAccatctctttattttcattggttgattttTCGGTTGCAGCATTACAACGTTTTTCCACTAAAACAGTTACTGAAGTACTTAGTGATTGAAATGCATTTGGTGACAGGaaatcttttgattttgttaaaggTTTTCGTTTGTCTAGTTCTGTAACTTTTGATTCTGTTGATTGTTGCGATGCCGAGGCCATGCTTCCTGACAATTTTCCCAGTGACACTTTTCTACATAATTCCTGTGTAACGGGTGACTCTCTATTTTCTGACAAACTTTTCGCCgattttatatcat
Encoded here:
- the LOC143054715 gene encoding protein FAM110B-like, which translates into the protein MSELLCVKVVEQITKLIMSLAITSISNTPDKIINKGADFFRSSSNRGLFDRRRKSAVELLNASKGEYVKSVSVLKQKQELKHPENLHVSTRPKSIVLGAEPRSKSDLGLSPSDNSPKSSLGDQSIENDIKSAKSLSENRESPVTQELCRKVSLGKLSGSMASASQQSTESKVTELDKRKPLTKSKDFLSPNAFQSLSTSVTVLVEKRCNAATEKSTNENKEMVVRRKKKPLHRSQSDLSGRWSRNSSDFSDLSSRVSRTSTEVERFFNEMGLESSILERMRHKFQIMHVNDDELFESISSIDSAERSTCSEASIGDKEKDKELKERNSVQTSIVEKNARIIKWLCNVKKARTTPRSETQSPQTKK